The proteins below are encoded in one region of Sideroxydans lithotrophicus ES-1:
- a CDS encoding (Fe-S)-binding protein, whose protein sequence is MAETPREGNLKAPIRHPLDWQNPDFYNEESLFNEMERVFDICHGCRRCVSLCQSFPTLFDLIDSSESMEVDGVRKEAYWNVVDHCYLCDLCYMTKCPYVPPHEWNLDFPHLMLRAKAFHYKNHDTKLRDRILTSTDTVGSLAGIPVVAQVVNAVNKVGLARKALEAVAEVHSEAWLPEFTSRPLRSRLQKLPADTVGEPAGRTRGKVALFATCYMNRNEPGPGEDLVAVFEHNGIPVTMAEKERCCGMPKLELGNLDAVREAKEANIPQLAKLVDAGWDLTALVPSCVLMFKQELPLMFPDDPDVIKVKNAFYDPFEYLILRHKEGKLNTDFKAGLGKVSYHAACHQRVQNIGPKTREMLSLIPGTEVDIIERCSGHDGTYAVKKEFHQSAMKIVKPVVSRVNQNQPDHYGSDCAMAGHHIAHARADGTSPEHPITLIRKAYDI, encoded by the coding sequence ATGGCCGAAACACCACGCGAAGGTAATCTGAAAGCTCCCATCCGCCATCCGCTGGATTGGCAGAACCCCGATTTCTATAACGAGGAGTCGTTGTTCAACGAGATGGAGCGGGTGTTCGACATCTGTCACGGTTGCCGCCGTTGCGTCAGCCTGTGCCAGTCGTTCCCGACCCTGTTCGACCTGATCGATTCATCGGAGTCGATGGAGGTGGATGGCGTCAGGAAGGAGGCATACTGGAACGTCGTCGACCACTGCTATCTGTGCGACCTCTGTTACATGACCAAATGCCCCTACGTGCCGCCGCACGAGTGGAACCTGGATTTCCCGCACCTGATGTTGCGCGCCAAGGCGTTCCACTACAAGAACCACGATACCAAATTGCGCGACCGCATACTCACCAGCACCGACACGGTCGGCAGCCTGGCGGGCATCCCGGTGGTGGCGCAGGTGGTCAATGCCGTGAACAAGGTCGGCCTCGCACGCAAGGCGCTGGAAGCCGTGGCCGAAGTGCACAGCGAAGCCTGGCTGCCGGAATTCACCAGCAGGCCGTTGCGCAGCCGTTTGCAGAAACTGCCTGCGGATACTGTCGGCGAACCCGCCGGACGCACCCGCGGCAAGGTCGCGCTGTTCGCCACCTGCTACATGAACCGCAACGAGCCCGGCCCCGGCGAAGACCTGGTCGCGGTGTTCGAGCACAACGGCATCCCGGTGACCATGGCCGAAAAAGAGCGCTGCTGCGGCATGCCCAAGCTGGAACTGGGCAATCTCGATGCAGTGCGCGAGGCCAAGGAAGCTAATATCCCGCAACTGGCCAAACTGGTCGATGCCGGCTGGGACCTGACCGCGCTCGTGCCTTCCTGCGTGCTGATGTTCAAGCAGGAACTGCCGTTGATGTTCCCGGACGACCCGGACGTGATCAAGGTGAAGAATGCCTTTTACGATCCGTTCGAATACCTGATCCTGCGCCACAAGGAAGGCAAACTGAACACCGACTTCAAGGCCGGACTGGGCAAGGTGTCCTACCACGCCGCCTGCCACCAGCGCGTGCAGAACATCGGCCCGAAGACACGCGAGATGCTCTCGCTGATCCCCGGTACCGAGGTCGACATCATCGAGCGCTGCTCCGGCCACGACGGCACCTACGCGGTGAAAAAGGAATTCCACCAATCCGCGATGAAGATCGTCAAGCCGGTGGTGAGCCGGGTCAACCAGAACCAGCCCGACCACTACGGCAGCGATTGCGCCATGGCCGGGCACCACATCGCCCATGCCCGCGCCGACGGAACATCGCCGGAGCATCCGATCACACTGATCCGCAAAGCCTACGACATATAA